The following are encoded together in the Actinoplanes sp. N902-109 genome:
- a CDS encoding acyl carrier protein translates to MDPRTATLTEIRTWLTDFLAAKLEREPEEMDTTEHLMHSGVDSLTMVALGLNLEETFGFEIEPDFFAQFSTIDEVAKAVHDRVHSQGREAGGDAA, encoded by the coding sequence ATGGACCCGCGTACCGCCACCCTGACCGAGATCCGCACGTGGTTGACGGACTTCCTCGCGGCGAAGCTGGAGAGGGAGCCCGAGGAGATGGACACCACCGAGCACCTGATGCACTCGGGAGTGGATTCGCTCACCATGGTTGCGCTCGGGCTGAACCTCGAGGAGACCTTCGGGTTCGAGATCGAGCCCGACTTCTTCGCCCAGTTCTCCACGATCGACGAGGTGGCCAAGGCAGTGCACGACCGGGTGCATTCGCAGGGCCGGGAGGCCGGCGGCGACGCCGCATAA